A DNA window from Loxodonta africana isolate mLoxAfr1 chromosome 7, mLoxAfr1.hap2, whole genome shotgun sequence contains the following coding sequences:
- the LOC100658467 gene encoding olfactory receptor 5M10, producing MSSSNCSSVTEFILLGLTENPVLEKILFGVFLVIYLVTLGGNLCMILLIGTNSRLQTPMYFFLGHLSFVDLCYSSNITPNMLYNFLSDQKTISYAGCFTQCLLFITLVITELYILVSMALDRYVAICNPLHYTTRMSKNVCICLVTVPYVYGFLNGLSQTVLTFHLSFCGSLEINHFYCADPPLIMLACSDTYVKKMAMFIVAGFTHSSSLFLILLSYLFIFAAILRIHSAEGRHKAFSTCGSHLATVSIFYGTLSCMYLRPPSEKSIEESKIIAVFYAFLSPMLNPLIYSLKNKDVIHAMQQVIRGNLFHKIAV from the coding sequence ATGTCCTCCTCAAACTGCAGTTCTGTGACTGAATTCATTCTCCTGGGACTCACAGAAAACCCAGTGTTGGAGAAGATCCTGTTTGGGGTGTTTCTGGTGATCTACCTAGTCACACTGGGAGGGAATCTGTGCATGATCTTGCTGATCGGGACCAATTCCCGTCTCCAAActcccatgtatttcttccttggccACCTCTCTTTTGTAGACCTTTGCTATTCCTCCAATATTACTCCCAATATGCTATACAACTTCCTCTCAGACCAAAAGACCATCTCCTATGCTGGGTGTTTCACACAGTGTCTTCTCTTCATTACCCTGGTGATCACTGAGCTTTACATCCTTGTTTCAATGGCATTGGATCGCTATGTTGCCATTTGCAATCCTCTCCATTACACTACCAGGATGTCTAAGAACGTTTGCATCTGTCTAGTCACAGTCCCTTATGTTTATGGCTTCCTTAATGGACTCTCTCAGACAGTTTTGACTTTTCACTTATCTTTCTGTGGCTCCCTTGAAAtcaatcatttttattgtgcGGATCCTCCTCTTATAATGTTGGCTTGCTCTGACACCTATGTCAAAAAGATGGCAATGTTTATAGTTGCTGGCTTTACTCACTCCAGCTCTCTCTTCCTCATTCTCCTGTCCTACCTCTTCATTTTTGCAGCCATCTTGAGGATACATTCTGCTGAAGGCAGGCACAAAGCCTTCTCTACTTGTGGTTCCCACCTGGCAACAGTCTCCATATTTTATGGAACCCTCTCCTGTATGTACTTAAGGCCTCCATCTGAGAAGTCTATAGAGGAGTCCAAAATAATTGCAGTCTTTTATGCTTTTTTGAGCCCAATGCTGAACCCTTTGATCTACAGCCTAAAGAACAAGGATGTGATTCACGCCATGCAGCAAGTGATCAGGGGAAATCTCTTCCATAAAATTGCAGTTTag
- the LOC100659318 gene encoding olfactory receptor 5M11-like: MDFQETSNKNGNVIIEFILLGLTDCPVLQPLLFVLFLIVYLVTLIGNLGMIVLIRLDSRPHTPTYFFLTNLAFVGYTSNATPQMLTNFLSEKKSISFAGFFTQCYLFIAVLLTEFYMLAAMAYDHYVAICNPLRYSVKMSWKVCTGLATFLYVCGFSDGLFQATLTFHLIFCKSNVIKEHAMLISAGFNLSNSLTIILVSYVFIIAAIFHIKSAEGRHKAFSTCGSHMMAVILFYGTLFCMYVRPPTDKTAEESKIIAVFYTFVSPVLNPLIYSLWNDDAKQALKNVFR; encoded by the coding sequence ATGGACTTTCAGGAAACGTCCAATAAAAATGGCAATGTGATAATAGAATTCATTCTCCTTGGGCTCACAGATTGCCCAGTACTCCAGCCTCTCCTCTTTGTACTGTTCCTGATTGTTTACCTTGTGACACTCATAGGCAACCTGGGCATGATAGTGTTAATCAGACTGGACTCTCGTCCTCACACCCCCACATACTTCTTCCTCACTAACTTAGCCTTTGTGGGCTACACCTCAAATGCAACCCCACAGATGCTGACTAATTTTTTATCAGAGAAGAAGTCCATTTCCTTTGCAGGTTTCTTTACACAGTGTTACCTTTTCATTGCAGTTCTCCTCACTGAGTTTTATATGCTGGCAGCAATGGCCTatgaccactatgtggccatatgCAACCCTCTGCGCTACAGTGTGAAAATGTCCTGGAAAGTCTGCACCGGTTTGGCCACATTTCTTTATGTCTGTGGCTTCTCAGATGGTCTGTTCCAGGCCACCTTGACCTTCCACTTGATCTTCTGTAAGTCCAATGTCATCAAGGAACATGCCATGCTTATCTCAGCTGGCTTCAACCTCTCCAACTCCCTCACCATCATCCTGGTGTCCTATGTCTTCATTATTGCTGCCATCTTCCACATCAAATCAGCCGAGGGAAGGCACAAGGCATTCTCTACCTGTGGTTCCCATATGATGGCTGTCATTCTATTTTATGGGACACTCTTCTGCATGTATGTAAGACCGCCAACAGACAAGACTGCTGAGGAATCGAAAATAATAGCTGTCTTCTATACCTTTGTAAGTCCAGTGCTTAACCCACTGATCTATAGTCTTTGGAACGATGATGCAAAGCAAGCCTTGAAGAATGTTTTTAGATGA